A genomic window from Cutibacterium acnes includes:
- the serS gene encoding serine--tRNA ligase has protein sequence MIDPKLLRTDPDAVRRSQAARGEDSSVVDDVVAADEARREAIAAHENLRAEQKGLGKRIAKASGDEKAELLSRTKTISGEVADLKKAADEADAKFTELAKTLGNIVIDGVPAGGEDEGVIKETVGTPRDFAAEGFEPKDHLEIGEALGAIDMERGTKISGSRFYVLTGVGAQLEFALLNLAMSKAAQWGFTPMIPPALVKPSAMEGTGFLGQAADDVYYLPKDDQYLVGTSEVALAAFHSDEILDDAELPKRYVAFSPCYRREAGSYGKDTRGIFRVHWFDKVEMFVYCLPQEAEAWHEKLLSFEKDFITALQIPFQVLDVASGDLGLSAARKFDCYGWLPTQNRYREITSTSNCTTFQARRLSIRHRGPDGVEPLATLNGTLCAMTRIIIMLLENHQQADGSVRIPEALRPYLGGREFIEPVK, from the coding sequence ATGATCGATCCCAAGCTCCTGCGAACGGATCCGGACGCCGTTCGTCGCTCCCAGGCCGCCCGCGGCGAGGACTCCTCGGTTGTGGACGACGTTGTCGCCGCAGATGAGGCTCGTCGTGAGGCTATTGCTGCCCATGAGAACCTGCGTGCAGAACAGAAGGGACTCGGCAAGCGAATCGCTAAAGCATCCGGTGACGAGAAGGCGGAGTTGCTGTCCCGTACTAAGACGATTTCCGGTGAGGTTGCCGACCTCAAGAAAGCCGCGGACGAGGCAGATGCCAAGTTTACCGAGCTTGCCAAGACTCTCGGCAATATCGTTATTGACGGGGTTCCTGCTGGTGGTGAGGATGAAGGTGTCATCAAGGAAACCGTCGGAACTCCCCGCGATTTTGCCGCTGAAGGGTTCGAGCCTAAGGATCACCTCGAGATCGGTGAAGCCCTCGGCGCTATCGATATGGAGCGCGGCACAAAGATTTCTGGATCCCGGTTCTACGTCCTCACCGGCGTTGGCGCTCAGTTGGAATTCGCGCTGCTCAACCTAGCGATGTCTAAAGCGGCTCAGTGGGGATTCACCCCCATGATCCCGCCGGCCCTCGTCAAGCCGTCGGCTATGGAGGGTACCGGATTCCTCGGTCAAGCTGCCGATGACGTTTACTACTTACCCAAGGATGACCAGTACCTTGTCGGAACTTCCGAGGTGGCTCTAGCAGCTTTCCATTCTGACGAGATTCTCGACGATGCCGAGTTGCCCAAACGCTACGTCGCCTTTTCTCCATGCTACCGACGCGAGGCTGGCTCGTATGGCAAGGACACCCGCGGTATCTTTCGCGTTCATTGGTTTGACAAAGTCGAGATGTTCGTTTATTGCCTACCGCAGGAGGCTGAGGCCTGGCATGAGAAGTTGCTGAGTTTCGAGAAGGACTTCATTACCGCGCTACAAATCCCGTTCCAGGTGCTCGACGTTGCCTCCGGTGACTTGGGCCTGTCTGCTGCCCGCAAGTTCGATTGTTATGGCTGGCTGCCAACCCAGAACCGCTATCGTGAGATCACCTCGACGTCGAACTGCACTACCTTCCAGGCCCGGCGCCTGTCTATTCGCCATCGCGGACCTGACGGCGTTGAACCCCTGGCCACTCTCAATGGCACCTTATGCGCGATGACTCGCATCATCATCATGCTGTTGGAGAACCACCAGCAGGCTGATGGCTCGGTGCGCATACCCGAGGCACTGCGTCCTTATCTGGGTGGGCGTGAGTTCATTGAGCCTGTGAAGTGA
- the aat gene encoding leucyl/phenylalanyl-tRNA--protein transferase, which translates to MTVPELFGDPAQWPDDDLIAITGVLSPHLVLAALHEGVFPMPITGDEVPRELRGATAWWSPMRRGILLPGQLKVARSLRKTTKHHTTSVDRAFDEVITRCADPTRPYAWIGDRVMEVYRYLHDRGWAHSVETWNAQGRLVGGLYGVSVGGFFSGESMFHDPEYGRDASKTALMRLVCELGPGLLDVQWSTPHLARLGVIDVDRAEYLALLSDALERPSPQWTSLDDPAWNGGHLLERLRKMTN; encoded by the coding sequence GTGACGGTTCCAGAACTTTTCGGAGACCCGGCTCAATGGCCTGACGACGACCTTATCGCGATTACGGGAGTGCTCAGTCCGCACCTAGTGTTGGCGGCCCTCCACGAAGGTGTCTTCCCTATGCCCATTACCGGCGATGAGGTGCCGCGGGAACTCCGAGGTGCGACGGCGTGGTGGTCTCCCATGCGCCGCGGCATCCTGCTACCCGGCCAGCTCAAGGTCGCCCGCAGCCTGCGCAAAACGACCAAACACCACACGACGTCCGTCGACCGCGCCTTTGATGAGGTCATCACGCGGTGTGCAGACCCGACGCGCCCCTATGCCTGGATTGGCGATCGGGTTATGGAAGTTTACCGGTACCTCCATGATCGCGGGTGGGCCCATTCAGTTGAGACGTGGAACGCGCAAGGCCGTCTGGTAGGAGGCCTCTACGGCGTTAGTGTTGGGGGATTTTTCAGTGGTGAGTCTATGTTTCACGACCCGGAGTATGGCCGTGATGCCTCCAAGACGGCTCTGATGAGGTTGGTCTGCGAACTTGGCCCTGGTCTCCTTGACGTGCAGTGGAGCACTCCACATTTGGCCAGACTTGGCGTCATCGATGTGGACCGCGCTGAGTACCTTGCCCTTCTTTCCGACGCCCTTGAGCGTCCGAGCCCACAGTGGACGAGTCTAGATGACCCAGCGTGGAATGGCGGTCACCTACTCGAGCGATTGCGAAAAATGACCAACTAG
- a CDS encoding siderophore-interacting protein, whose product MALPAVANTLATLPISARATIVRVNSHHDYPLPLTDRVTVVTAPRDPDGIVATVQGLDLPQNTHAFVHGEAAMVRPMRRHLRLERGLPRDRIHPSAYWFAGRDADGWRAIKQDFNRSMDAESGD is encoded by the coding sequence GTGGCCCTCCCCGCGGTCGCGAATACCCTTGCCACCCTACCGATATCGGCCCGAGCGACCATCGTTCGCGTCAACAGCCACCACGATTACCCCCTTCCCCTAACCGACCGCGTCACCGTCGTGACGGCGCCTCGCGACCCCGACGGGATCGTCGCCACCGTCCAAGGCCTAGACCTTCCCCAGAACACCCACGCCTTCGTTCACGGAGAGGCCGCCATGGTCCGTCCGATGCGCCGCCACCTGCGGCTAGAACGTGGGTTGCCCAGGGACCGCATTCACCCGTCGGCCTACTGGTTCGCTGGTCGCGACGCTGATGGTTGGCGCGCAATAAAGCAGGACTTCAACCGCTCCATGGACGCCGAGTCGGGAGACTAA
- a CDS encoding CaiB/BaiF CoA transferase family protein gives MSKGVLEGVKVLDLSRVLAGPYCGAFLADLGADVVKVEAPNGDDARHLGPFKGEESVYFAELNHGKRSVVLNFKDPKDHERFMKLVEHADVVLENFRPGVTKRLGVDAESVHKTNPRIIYASISGFGQEGPFRNRPAYDLIVQAMSGIMAATGPEGGKPTRVGESLGDVVSGIFAGWAICAALYERERTGVGRTVDVSMFNSLLALQVTNLSLLLADGKLPGRIGNRHPVSVPFDTYPAKDGLVALAVANDRIWARLADLMGRPDLGANDAYLGDMNRANKRQELTQLVSGWTQTMTVAELLRKTEEAGVPAAPIWDLKEALESEHVVARHSLGHFTHPELGKMPYLRFPADFGCGNLEVSSESSPRLGEQTAGAVAAEWGRSANDDK, from the coding sequence GTGTCCAAAGGTGTGCTCGAGGGAGTCAAAGTTCTCGATCTCTCGCGTGTCCTGGCAGGCCCGTACTGCGGTGCTTTCCTTGCAGATCTAGGTGCTGATGTGGTCAAAGTCGAGGCACCGAATGGTGATGACGCGCGTCATTTGGGACCTTTCAAGGGCGAGGAGAGCGTATACTTCGCTGAATTGAACCATGGTAAACGGAGCGTCGTCCTGAATTTCAAAGATCCCAAGGACCATGAGCGTTTCATGAAGCTCGTTGAGCATGCAGACGTCGTGTTAGAAAACTTTCGACCTGGAGTCACGAAGCGTTTGGGAGTGGATGCGGAAAGTGTACATAAAACCAATCCGCGAATAATATACGCCAGCATTTCGGGTTTCGGTCAAGAGGGGCCGTTCCGAAATCGTCCCGCGTATGATCTCATTGTACAGGCGATGAGCGGAATCATGGCTGCCACGGGTCCTGAAGGAGGAAAGCCGACACGCGTTGGTGAATCACTGGGTGACGTCGTTTCAGGGATTTTCGCCGGATGGGCGATTTGTGCAGCACTGTATGAGCGTGAGCGTACTGGGGTCGGTCGTACTGTCGACGTTTCAATGTTCAATTCTTTGCTTGCGTTGCAGGTGACTAATCTGAGTCTCCTTCTTGCCGATGGAAAATTGCCGGGACGAATCGGAAATCGTCATCCGGTTTCGGTTCCATTCGACACCTACCCTGCTAAGGACGGACTGGTTGCCTTGGCAGTGGCAAACGATCGAATTTGGGCACGCTTGGCCGACCTCATGGGAAGGCCGGACCTTGGTGCCAACGATGCCTATCTCGGTGATATGAACCGCGCGAATAAACGACAAGAGCTCACGCAGTTGGTGTCCGGGTGGACGCAGACGATGACCGTTGCCGAACTGTTGCGGAAGACCGAGGAAGCAGGTGTCCCTGCTGCACCCATCTGGGATCTCAAAGAGGCGCTTGAAAGTGAGCATGTGGTTGCGCGCCATTCGCTCGGTCACTTCACACACCCGGAGCTCGGAAAGATGCCGTACCTACGATTTCCGGCGGACTTCGGGTGCGGCAATCTGGAGGTGTCCTCGGAGTCGTCGCCGCGTTTGGGTGAACAGACAGCAGGAGCCGTCGCCGCTGAATGGGGCCGATCGGCGAATGACGACAAATGA
- a CDS encoding acyl-CoA dehydrogenase family protein has protein sequence MLYHLSEEHEMLRQFVREFAESQLAPNAAEVDDKGVFAQQQYDALVEAGFAAPGIPEQYGGDGADAIASAIIMEEVARVCASSSTVISSNELGTVPLLKYGSEEQRKRYLSEVASGKALFGYALSEADAGSDPAALKCRADEDGDSFVLNGVKAWVTEAGEAKYLVIFAVTDPDDPRHRISALMVHADDPGISYGAPEHKMGIRGSVTREVVFKNTRIPKERVIGRRGHGLSVALGTLDNSRVSIAAQAVGIAQGALDIATDYVQKRKQFGQPLSNFEGIQFMLADMAMRLEAARALTYSAADRSGRQTDDVSYFGAAAKCFASDTAMAVCTDAVQLLGGIGYSKDSAVERMFRDAKVTQIYEGTNQIQRIVIARQLFNRSR, from the coding sequence ATGCTGTATCACTTGTCAGAAGAGCATGAAATGCTGCGCCAGTTTGTTCGAGAATTCGCTGAGTCGCAGCTTGCTCCCAACGCTGCAGAAGTCGACGATAAAGGAGTTTTTGCGCAGCAGCAGTATGATGCTCTCGTTGAGGCGGGTTTCGCGGCTCCTGGAATCCCAGAGCAGTATGGTGGCGACGGTGCGGATGCGATTGCGTCCGCAATAATCATGGAAGAGGTCGCTCGAGTCTGTGCGTCGTCGTCCACCGTCATATCGTCCAATGAGCTTGGTACCGTCCCCCTTCTCAAATACGGTAGCGAGGAGCAGAGGAAACGTTATCTTTCTGAAGTTGCGTCGGGTAAGGCGCTTTTCGGATATGCGCTCTCCGAGGCTGATGCTGGATCAGATCCAGCTGCACTAAAGTGTCGAGCCGACGAAGATGGGGACAGTTTCGTCCTGAACGGTGTCAAGGCTTGGGTCACGGAGGCTGGCGAGGCCAAGTACCTGGTGATATTTGCGGTTACTGACCCAGACGATCCGCGCCACAGAATCAGCGCGTTGATGGTCCATGCAGATGACCCGGGCATTAGCTACGGGGCTCCGGAGCACAAAATGGGGATACGCGGGTCAGTTACCAGGGAAGTGGTTTTCAAGAATACGCGTATCCCCAAGGAACGAGTAATTGGCCGTCGAGGGCACGGTCTGAGTGTTGCTTTGGGTACGCTTGACAACTCTCGTGTCTCGATTGCTGCTCAAGCAGTGGGAATTGCCCAGGGAGCTTTAGACATTGCCACGGATTACGTCCAGAAGCGCAAGCAGTTTGGCCAGCCACTATCCAATTTTGAGGGAATCCAATTCATGCTCGCAGACATGGCAATGCGTTTGGAGGCGGCGCGAGCGCTGACATACTCTGCAGCTGATCGTAGTGGGCGCCAGACTGACGATGTGAGTTACTTCGGCGCGGCGGCCAAATGTTTCGCTTCCGACACAGCGATGGCAGTGTGCACAGATGCAGTCCAGCTGCTCGGTGGCATCGGCTATTCCAAGGATTCTGCTGTCGAGCGGATGTTCCGAGACGCCAAGGTGACACAGATCTACGAGGGCACGAACCAGATCCAACGGATCGTTATCGCGCGTCAGCTGTTTAACCGGTCACGCTGA
- a CDS encoding DUF2382 domain-containing protein — translation MTNDKTPTNATIDALYDRSVVDQSGNKIGEIGQVYLDDASGQPAWVTVKTGLFGRNETFVPFKGLETSGDQIRAPYTKDKVKDAPNVDPDGHLSEDETDELYRYYSDTFASDSKAADTNTNQGVAGQKVAGTESAADTKAQTTADQKSPVAGDGSVVRHEERLNVGKERVESGRMRIRKHVVHDTETVEVPVEREEIHVERVPLDEKVAADDAKLSEGTQDIVTHEERPVVNKETVGVEKIKIGKEAVQDTETVSGKVAKEQIDIDNAKHTK, via the coding sequence ATGACGAACGACAAGACGCCTACGAACGCTACTATCGACGCTCTTTACGACCGCAGTGTTGTTGACCAGTCCGGTAACAAGATCGGCGAGATCGGTCAGGTTTACCTCGATGACGCCTCAGGCCAGCCGGCTTGGGTGACTGTCAAGACTGGGCTTTTCGGACGCAATGAGACCTTCGTCCCCTTCAAGGGCCTGGAGACCTCAGGCGACCAGATCCGCGCTCCCTACACCAAGGACAAGGTGAAGGATGCCCCGAACGTTGACCCCGACGGTCACCTCTCTGAGGACGAGACTGACGAGCTTTACCGTTACTACTCCGACACTTTCGCTTCGGACTCGAAGGCCGCCGATACAAACACGAACCAGGGTGTTGCTGGTCAGAAGGTTGCCGGCACCGAATCTGCCGCTGATACCAAGGCTCAGACCACGGCTGATCAGAAGTCCCCGGTCGCCGGGGATGGTTCGGTCGTCCGCCACGAGGAGCGCCTCAACGTGGGCAAGGAGCGAGTCGAGAGTGGACGCATGCGTATCCGCAAGCACGTCGTTCACGACACTGAGACCGTGGAGGTTCCGGTTGAGCGTGAGGAGATCCACGTCGAGCGCGTTCCCCTTGACGAAAAGGTCGCCGCTGACGATGCCAAGCTTTCCGAGGGCACCCAGGACATCGTGACCCATGAGGAGCGCCCGGTCGTCAATAAGGAGACTGTCGGCGTCGAGAAGATCAAGATTGGTAAGGAGGCCGTGCAGGACACCGAGACCGTGTCCGGCAAGGTTGCCAAGGAGCAGATCGACATCGATAACGCCAAGCACACCAAGTGA
- a CDS encoding IclR family transcriptional regulator, with translation MEPSRSTITALEVLGALSEHVEPQYASALARRLGIPRTTTYRILAALVSEGYAVHDSELGRYSLGPAAYELAAAYQRQEPLRRVSLPIIDHLVDETHSSIHLALLRGSEVIYVVEQRGIHTPSLITEVGVRLPAEITASGRAMLSCLSWTQVDALYPSSAELSAGHSNSPTSTTELHAMLAETRKRGWAREIDSVTVGWSTLAVPVVDVSGYPLASLATTYRTALESSQLDQALLGHLFAAARAIQYRLGAR, from the coding sequence ATGGAACCCAGCCGGTCAACAATTACGGCACTTGAGGTGTTGGGTGCTTTGTCTGAGCACGTTGAGCCACAATATGCAAGTGCCTTGGCGCGGCGGCTGGGCATTCCGAGAACTACGACGTACCGAATACTTGCTGCGCTCGTGAGCGAGGGCTACGCCGTCCATGATTCAGAGTTGGGTAGGTATTCGCTTGGCCCAGCGGCCTACGAGTTGGCCGCTGCGTACCAACGGCAGGAGCCGTTGCGCCGCGTGAGTCTCCCGATTATCGACCATCTTGTGGACGAAACCCATTCGAGTATTCACCTTGCATTACTTCGAGGATCTGAAGTCATATACGTTGTGGAGCAGCGGGGCATTCATACCCCCTCACTCATAACTGAGGTCGGGGTTCGGCTCCCGGCTGAAATTACTGCGAGCGGGAGGGCGATGCTGTCCTGCCTGTCATGGACCCAGGTGGATGCGCTGTACCCGAGTTCGGCCGAATTGTCGGCTGGTCATTCAAATTCGCCGACGTCGACTACTGAGCTTCATGCGATGCTCGCTGAAACACGAAAACGCGGGTGGGCGCGCGAAATCGATTCGGTGACGGTCGGATGGTCGACTCTGGCTGTCCCAGTTGTAGATGTCTCGGGCTATCCGTTGGCTTCGCTTGCCACGACGTACAGAACGGCGCTTGAGAGCAGCCAGCTCGATCAGGCGCTCCTTGGCCATCTCTTCGCGGCTGCTCGAGCGATCCAGTATCGACTGGGTGCGCGCTGA